In Dama dama isolate Ldn47 chromosome 20, ASM3311817v1, whole genome shotgun sequence, a single window of DNA contains:
- the EVA1B gene encoding protein eva-1 homolog B produces the protein MDAPRRDMELLSNSLAAYAHIRANPESFGLYFVLGVCFGLLLTLCLLVISISCAPRPRPRGSAPRRDPRSSTLEAEDDEDDDDDEEDTVTRLGPEDTLPGPELSAEPDGPLSVNVFTSAEELERAQRLEERERILREIWRTGQPDLLGTGTLGPSPTGTGTLGRMHYY, from the exons ATGGATGCCCCCCGAAGGGACATGGAGTTGCTCAGCAACAGCCTGGCGGCCTACGCGCACATCCGCG CTAACCCCGAGAGCTTCGGCCTCTACTTCGTGCTGGGCGTCTGCTTTGGGCTGCTCCTCACCCTGTGCCTGCTAGTCATCAGCATCTCCTGTGCACCCCGCCCGCGGCCCCGGGGCTCCGCCCCGCGCCGGGACCCCCGCAGCAGCACCCTGGAAGCCGAGGACGACGAGGACGACGACGACGACGAGGAGGACACAGTGACGCGGCTGGGCCCCGAAGACACGCTGCCGGGCCCCGAGCTGTCCGCGGAGCCCGATGGGCCCCTGAGCGTCAACGTCTTCACTTCGGCGGAGGAGCTGGAGCGGGCCCAGCGGCTGGAGGAACGGGAACGGATTCTGCGAGAGATCTGGCGCACCGGCCAGCCGGACCTGCTGGGCACCGGCACCCTGGGGCCCAGCCCCACGGGCACGGGCACCCTGGGCCGCATGCACTATTACTGA